One window from the genome of Candidatus Methylomirabilota bacterium encodes:
- the cofH gene encoding 5-amino-6-(D-ribitylamino)uracil--L-tyrosine 4-hydroxyphenyl transferase CofH, whose translation MTNGEIDVDALNLDWATQDVRHILGRALDGDEISVADGIRLTEAEGRDFHALCLVADEMRRRQAGDLVTYVVNRNINFTNVCIKHCTFCAFSRDHREEEGYFLPLDEVVRRAIEAWEMGATEVCIQAGLPPKLDGHYYVDLCRAIKAAVPEMHLHAFSPEEVLYGSTRSGLPIPEYLKLLRAAGLGTLPGTSAEILDQEIRDIIAKGRITVDQWMEVITSAHALGIRTTSTIMYGHIERPEHWVRHMDLLRGIQKQTGGFTEFVPLSLIHSEAPMYQRGLVPGVRPGATGLEVVKMHALARLMLGPTFRNIQCSWVKEGPKLSQHLLACGANDLGGTLINESISTSAGAGYGQLVPPAELRRLVRDAGRIPARRSTEYEILKVYKTEADEDASPLDTVADAEARFGSYRRLTASSQFRFVHPLKTSAG comes from the coding sequence ATGACAAATGGAGAAATCGACGTGGACGCACTGAATCTCGACTGGGCGACGCAGGACGTGCGGCACATCCTCGGCCGGGCGCTCGACGGTGACGAGATCTCGGTGGCCGACGGGATCCGGCTCACCGAGGCAGAGGGGCGCGATTTCCACGCGCTCTGCCTCGTGGCCGACGAGATGCGGCGCCGCCAGGCCGGCGACCTCGTCACCTACGTGGTGAACCGCAATATCAACTTCACCAACGTGTGCATCAAGCACTGCACGTTCTGCGCCTTCAGCCGCGACCACCGGGAGGAGGAAGGCTACTTCCTGCCCCTCGACGAGGTGGTGCGCCGGGCCATCGAGGCGTGGGAGATGGGCGCCACCGAAGTGTGCATTCAGGCGGGGCTGCCGCCCAAGCTCGACGGCCACTACTACGTGGATCTCTGCCGCGCCATCAAGGCGGCGGTGCCGGAGATGCACCTGCACGCCTTCTCGCCCGAGGAGGTGCTGTACGGCTCGACCCGCTCGGGGCTGCCCATCCCCGAGTACTTGAAGCTGCTGCGGGCGGCCGGCCTCGGCACGCTGCCCGGGACCTCCGCGGAGATCCTCGATCAGGAGATCCGCGACATCATCGCCAAGGGCCGCATCACCGTGGACCAGTGGATGGAGGTCATCACATCCGCGCATGCCCTGGGGATCCGCACCACGTCCACCATCATGTATGGGCACATCGAGCGGCCGGAGCACTGGGTGCGCCACATGGATCTCCTGCGCGGCATCCAGAAGCAGACGGGCGGCTTCACGGAATTCGTCCCGCTCTCGCTCATCCACTCCGAGGCGCCCATGTATCAGCGGGGCCTCGTGCCGGGCGTGCGGCCGGGCGCGACGGGGCTCGAGGTCGTGAAGATGCACGCCCTCGCCCGCCTGATGCTCGGGCCCACGTTCCGGAATATCCAGTGCTCGTGGGTGAAGGAGGGCCCGAAGCTCTCCCAGCACCTGCTCGCCTGCGGCGCCAACGATCTCGGCGGCACGCTCATCAACGAGTCGATCTCGACCTCCGCGGGCGCCGGCTATGGCCAGCTCGTGCCGCCCGCCGAGCTGCGCCGCCTCGTGCGCGACGCCGGCCGCATCCCCGCCCGCCGGAGCACCGAGTACGAGATCCTCAAGGTGTACAAGACCGAGGCGGACGAAGACGCCTCGCCGCTCGATACGGTCGCTGACGCGGAGGCGCGCTTCGGCTCCTATCGCCGCCTCACCGCCTCGTCGCAGTTCCGCTTCGTTCACCCCTTGAAGACATCGGCGGGTTAG
- the cofC gene encoding 2-phospho-L-lactate guanylyltransferase yields MSRLFTAVPVKDLMSAKQRLIPALEPAERRDLAAAMLEDVLDALAATDALDVHLVTRDPEILALAWRRGLPCLTESANRGHTEAVAVAQAEAARRGAEAFLTIPGDVPCTTPDEVLALVATAGAPGVTFVPSRSGFGTNAALLSPVDIMPLKFGEPSFANHLDAARARGLAPRVLTLAGVGLDVDGPEDLRLLLAHGASTRAGRLCRALGLAERLPASR; encoded by the coding sequence ATGAGCCGTCTCTTCACCGCCGTGCCGGTGAAGGACCTCATGAGCGCCAAGCAGCGACTCATCCCCGCACTCGAGCCCGCGGAGCGCCGCGATCTCGCTGCCGCCATGCTGGAGGACGTGCTGGACGCCCTCGCGGCCACGGACGCGCTCGATGTCCACCTCGTCACGCGCGATCCCGAGATCCTCGCCCTCGCGTGGCGCCGCGGATTGCCGTGCCTGACCGAAAGCGCGAACCGCGGGCACACCGAGGCGGTGGCCGTCGCCCAGGCCGAGGCCGCCCGTCGCGGCGCCGAGGCCTTCCTCACCATTCCCGGCGACGTGCCGTGCACGACGCCGGACGAGGTGCTCGCGCTCGTCGCCACCGCCGGCGCGCCGGGCGTGACCTTCGTCCCATCCCGCTCGGGCTTTGGCACCAATGCCGCGCTCCTGTCGCCGGTCGACATCATGCCGCTCAAGTTCGGCGAGCCTTCCTTCGCCAATCATCTCGACGCGGCGCGCGCGCGCGGCCTGGCCCCGCGCGTCCTCACGCTGGCCGGCGTCGGACTCGACGTCGACGGCCCCGAGGACCTGCGCCTGCTCCTCGCCCACGGCGCGTCGACGCGCGCGGGCCGGCTCTGCCGCGCCCTCGGGCTGGCCGAGCGCCTCCCCGCGTCCCGCTGA
- the cofE gene encoding coenzyme F420-0:L-glutamate ligase: MPARYEVIGIEGLPEIAPRADLAPLIVEAARRQGTPLAAGDLLVVSQKIVSKAEGRLVRLSEVAPSPRAAALAAEIDRDPRLVEVILGESRRIVRQAKGVLIVETHHGWICANAGVDQSNVDGDAACLLPADSDASARGLRQRLAELTGHTLAIIVADTFGRPWREGLVNVAVGLAGIEPIVSYLGDTDPAGHVLQATILAVADELASAAEPVMGKLDRIPVVIIRGARWKAAEADSRPLQRDPARDLFR; encoded by the coding sequence GTGCCCGCCCGTTACGAGGTGATCGGCATCGAGGGGCTGCCCGAGATCGCCCCGCGCGCGGATCTCGCGCCCCTCATCGTCGAGGCCGCGCGGCGCCAGGGCACCCCGCTCGCTGCGGGCGATCTGCTCGTGGTCAGTCAGAAGATCGTGTCCAAGGCCGAGGGACGGCTGGTCAGGCTCTCCGAGGTCGCGCCGTCACCGCGCGCCGCCGCGCTCGCCGCCGAGATCGACCGCGACCCGCGCCTCGTCGAGGTCATCCTCGGCGAGAGCCGCCGCATCGTGCGGCAGGCCAAGGGCGTCCTGATCGTGGAGACGCATCACGGGTGGATCTGCGCCAACGCGGGCGTGGACCAGTCCAACGTGGACGGGGACGCCGCGTGCCTCCTTCCCGCAGACTCCGACGCCTCCGCGCGGGGCCTCCGGCAACGCCTGGCCGAGCTCACCGGCCACACGCTGGCCATCATCGTCGCCGACACGTTCGGGCGGCCGTGGCGCGAGGGCCTGGTCAACGTGGCGGTCGGGCTGGCGGGCATCGAGCCCATCGTCAGCTATCTCGGGGACACCGACCCCGCGGGTCACGTGCTGCAGGCGACCATCCTCGCGGTGGCCGACGAGCTGGCCTCCGCGGCCGAGCCGGTGATGGGCAAGCTCGATCGCATCCCCGTCGTCATCATTCGCGGCGCGCGATGGAAGGCGGCGGAAGCGGACAGCCGACCGCTGCAACGCGATCCCGCGCGGGACCTCTTCCGGTGA
- the cofD gene encoding 2-phospho-L-lactate transferase, with amino-acid sequence MRVVALAGGTGAAKLLRGLTPLLPGGALTVIGNTGDDTELWGLHISPDLDTVSYTLAGLIDERKGWGLRDETFNALEQMPRFGEPAWFGLGDRDLATHLHRTRLLREGRALTEVTADIAAALGVPARVLPMSDQPVRTRVLGPEGWITFQEYFVRDKAQTDVRAVEYAGAASAVPAPGVLQALGRAEAVIVCPSNPITSIGPILAVPGIVAALQDTGATVVGVSPIVGGEAVSGPAGRLMAMAGLPVSAVGVARAYASWLDVLIVDEQDRSLLPELAALGIRGVAAPTLMTDRAAEIALGRRVLESLQ; translated from the coding sequence ATGCGCGTCGTCGCCCTCGCCGGCGGGACCGGCGCGGCCAAGCTTCTGCGTGGGCTGACGCCGCTCCTGCCGGGCGGTGCGCTCACCGTGATCGGCAACACGGGCGACGACACCGAGCTCTGGGGCCTGCACATCTCGCCCGATCTCGACACCGTGTCCTATACCCTCGCCGGCCTCATCGACGAGCGGAAGGGCTGGGGGCTTCGCGACGAGACCTTCAACGCCCTCGAGCAGATGCCCCGCTTCGGGGAGCCTGCCTGGTTCGGCCTCGGGGATCGCGACCTCGCCACGCATCTGCACCGCACCCGGCTCCTCCGCGAGGGGCGCGCGCTCACCGAGGTGACGGCGGACATCGCGGCGGCGCTGGGGGTGCCCGCCCGCGTGCTGCCGATGTCGGATCAGCCGGTGCGGACTCGCGTCCTGGGGCCCGAGGGCTGGATCACCTTCCAGGAATACTTCGTGCGTGACAAGGCTCAGACCGACGTGCGCGCGGTGGAGTATGCCGGCGCCGCCTCCGCCGTGCCCGCCCCCGGGGTGCTGCAGGCGCTCGGACGCGCCGAAGCCGTGATCGTGTGCCCATCCAACCCCATTACCTCGATCGGCCCCATCCTCGCCGTGCCCGGCATCGTCGCCGCACTGCAGGACACCGGCGCCACCGTGGTCGGGGTCAGCCCCATCGTCGGAGGCGAAGCGGTGTCGGGCCCCGCGGGACGCCTCATGGCCATGGCCGGGCTCCCGGTCTCGGCGGTGGGCGTGGCACGGGCCTATGCGTCGTGGCTCGATGTGCTGATCGTCGACGAGCAAGACCGGAGCCTCCTGCCCGAGCTCGCCGCGCTGGGCATCCGCGGGGTCGCCGCGCCCACCCTCATGACGGATCGCGCCGCGGAGATCGCGCTCGGCCGGCGCGTGCTGGAGAGCCTGCAATGA
- a CDS encoding HU family DNA-binding protein: MAKSMTKSAILGHLAQKSELSKKQVADLMDNLLSLATKEAKNVFILPGFGRLVLANRKARMGRNPQTGEPIKIPAKRVVKFRLSKSLKDSVLGKK, from the coding sequence ATGGCAAAGTCGATGACCAAGTCCGCCATCCTCGGCCACCTCGCACAGAAGTCGGAACTCAGCAAGAAGCAGGTCGCCGATCTGATGGATAACCTCCTGAGCCTCGCGACGAAGGAGGCGAAGAACGTCTTCATCCTTCCTGGATTCGGGCGCCTCGTGCTCGCGAATCGCAAGGCGCGCATGGGCCGCAATCCCCAGACGGGCGAGCCCATCAAGATCCCCGCGAAGCGCGTGGTGAAGTTCCGACTCTCCAAGAGCCTGAAGGACTCGGTGCTTGGGAAGAAGTAA